In Halobaculum sp. XH14, a single genomic region encodes these proteins:
- a CDS encoding DUF5802 family protein, with amino-acid sequence MFERFSSGYYLGRLYVQPRGESEAAIRRDDHERVNEQLYATGAGVERLDNPLVMKVGTRHYPVVGDDDVPRGTLTLPRDAVPGDLEGRLPARHEVLLANAERAEDMLQYTGWEGESSA; translated from the coding sequence ATGTTCGAACGCTTCTCAAGCGGCTACTACCTCGGTCGGCTGTACGTCCAGCCCCGGGGAGAGAGCGAGGCGGCGATCAGGCGCGACGACCACGAGCGGGTCAACGAACAGCTCTACGCCACAGGAGCGGGCGTGGAGCGACTCGACAACCCGCTCGTGATGAAAGTCGGCACGCGCCACTATCCGGTCGTCGGCGACGACGACGTGCCGCGGGGCACGCTGACGCTGCCACGGGACGCGGTGCCGGGCGATCTGGAGGGGAGGCTCCCGGCACGCCACGAGGTGCTGCTCGCCAACGCCGAGCGCGCCGAGGACATGCTCCAGTACACCGGCTGGGAGGGAGAATCGAGCGCGTAA
- a CDS encoding carboxylate--amine ligase yields the protein MADAFHDTDALIEALESASFDGPPALVANAHVTGVSVARALDAHGVPVIALDRTGSGVAWPSGTIDFAGEVTYPLDDMDGFREDVERVVEAAGIDCVAFACMDDWVRGFARTEPEGVRLPFSDHEGIERVLDKDNLYRLCEELGVPYPETYRLSETPAEAVVEALGFPLVVKPAHKRKFEEAFGTNVVEVDSRAELDETVAAAEDAGATVLLQEKVPVETGADTSLASYVPPSGVDDALAVVGNAAVRFPRQFGTSCLVETVAEPAVRDRALSVLAETDYHGISEAEFVYDAEREQYVLLDINTRPWKWISLPVAAGANLPMAAYAAVTDAEYELDVARAGEAGDGVGDARWVYLRDYLELCATDPAFWDVLSTDDWASLVSGAFEDGSDLTTGVYRPSDPDPAARLVETEFTDREYYCSC from the coding sequence ATGGCAGACGCGTTCCACGACACCGACGCGCTGATCGAAGCCCTCGAATCGGCGTCGTTCGACGGGCCGCCCGCGCTCGTCGCCAACGCCCACGTCACCGGCGTGAGCGTCGCCCGCGCGCTCGACGCCCACGGCGTCCCCGTGATCGCGCTCGACCGCACCGGCTCGGGCGTCGCCTGGCCCTCCGGGACGATCGACTTCGCGGGCGAGGTAACCTACCCGCTCGACGACATGGACGGGTTCCGCGAGGACGTCGAGCGCGTCGTCGAAGCTGCGGGAATCGACTGCGTCGCGTTCGCGTGCATGGACGACTGGGTCCGCGGGTTCGCCCGGACCGAACCCGAGGGCGTCAGGCTCCCGTTCTCGGACCACGAGGGCATCGAGCGCGTGCTGGACAAGGACAACCTCTACCGCCTCTGTGAGGAACTCGGCGTCCCCTACCCCGAGACGTACCGGCTCTCCGAGACGCCCGCCGAGGCGGTCGTCGAGGCGCTCGGGTTCCCGCTCGTCGTCAAACCCGCGCACAAGCGGAAGTTCGAGGAGGCGTTCGGCACGAACGTCGTCGAGGTCGACTCGCGCGCCGAACTCGACGAGACCGTCGCCGCCGCCGAGGACGCCGGCGCGACGGTGCTCCTCCAGGAGAAGGTGCCCGTGGAGACCGGCGCTGACACGTCGCTCGCCTCGTACGTCCCGCCCTCGGGCGTGGACGACGCGCTCGCGGTCGTCGGCAACGCCGCGGTCCGCTTCCCCCGTCAGTTCGGCACCTCGTGTCTGGTGGAGACGGTCGCGGAACCCGCGGTCCGCGACCGCGCGCTCTCGGTGCTCGCCGAAACCGACTATCACGGCATCAGCGAGGCGGAGTTCGTCTACGACGCGGAGCGCGAGCAGTACGTCCTCCTCGACATCAACACCCGGCCCTGGAAGTGGATCTCGCTGCCCGTCGCCGCGGGCGCGAACCTGCCGATGGCCGCCTACGCCGCGGTGACGGACGCCGAGTACGAACTGGACGTCGCCCGCGCGGGCGAGGCCGGGGACGGCGTCGGCGACGCGCGCTGGGTGTACCTCCGCGACTACCTCGAACTGTGTGCGACCGACCCGGCGTTCTGGGACGTGCTCTCGACCGACGACTGGGCGAGCCTGGTTTCGGGCGCCTTCGAGGACGGGAGTGACCTCACGACCGGCGTGTATCGGCCGTCCGACCCGGACCCGGCTGCTCGGCTGGTCGAGACCGAGTTCACCGACCGCGAGTACTACTGCTCCTGCTAG
- a CDS encoding DUF5813 family protein has translation MSELPGRVGRALRDHDAFVDDPDEHGADEVPNTSTPFDASVAVAEREDGRVEFDVTVGVPTIDAVAEEHVADVVADGWYETFERRIHDVGDVTAAGHELSPSVVREDGVVVVSAAFADLNERRSVNDAAAVVDFVEGTYVQGVIPGYEYGEPVTSLIGRARAAAGSDGA, from the coding sequence ATGAGCGAACTCCCCGGGCGAGTCGGCCGCGCCCTCCGGGACCACGACGCGTTCGTCGACGACCCGGACGAGCACGGGGCCGACGAGGTTCCGAACACGAGCACCCCGTTCGACGCCAGCGTCGCCGTCGCGGAGCGCGAGGACGGTCGCGTCGAGTTCGACGTCACCGTGGGCGTCCCGACCATCGACGCCGTCGCCGAGGAGCACGTCGCCGACGTGGTCGCGGACGGCTGGTACGAGACGTTCGAGCGTCGGATCCACGACGTCGGCGACGTCACGGCCGCCGGCCACGAGCTCTCCCCGAGCGTCGTCCGCGAGGACGGCGTCGTCGTCGTCTCGGCCGCCTTCGCGGATCTGAACGAGCGCCGGAGCGTGAACGACGCCGCCGCAGTCGTCGACTTCGTTGAGGGAACCTACGTCCAGGGCGTCATCCCCGGCTACGAGTACGGCGAGCCGGTGACGAGCCTCATCGGCAGGGCGCGGGCCGCGGCCGGCAGCGACGGGGCCTGA
- a CDS encoding aldo/keto reductase — MPRFRRFGQGTYQLDGDQCTESVEIGLAAGYRHVDTAQSYENEAAVGDALAAADVDREDVFVATKLATGNLAYDDAVESARGSAEALGVDAIDLLYVHWPINTYDAPETCRALDDLVDEGLVRNVGLSNFRPDQLREARDLLDAPVFAHQVECHPLLQQEELREIAREDDHWLVAYCPIARNQVADVPELVSIADTHDASPAQVSLAWLLSKDEIAAIPKATGGAHIRENLAATDLELDDEDVATIDALDERRRIVDFEEAPWNARP; from the coding sequence ATGCCACGGTTCCGCCGGTTCGGTCAGGGCACCTACCAGCTCGACGGCGACCAGTGTACCGAGAGCGTCGAGATCGGCCTCGCGGCCGGCTACCGCCACGTCGACACGGCCCAGAGCTACGAGAACGAGGCGGCCGTCGGCGACGCGCTCGCGGCCGCCGACGTGGACCGCGAGGACGTCTTCGTGGCGACGAAGCTGGCGACGGGGAACCTCGCGTACGACGACGCGGTCGAGTCGGCCCGCGGGAGCGCCGAGGCGCTCGGCGTCGACGCGATCGACCTGCTGTACGTCCACTGGCCGATCAACACCTACGACGCGCCCGAGACGTGCCGCGCGCTCGACGACCTCGTCGACGAGGGGCTGGTCCGCAACGTCGGCCTCTCGAACTTCCGACCGGATCAACTACGGGAGGCACGCGACCTGCTCGACGCGCCCGTCTTCGCCCACCAGGTCGAGTGTCACCCGTTGCTCCAGCAGGAGGAACTCCGGGAGATCGCGCGCGAGGACGACCACTGGCTCGTCGCCTACTGCCCCATCGCGCGCAACCAGGTCGCGGACGTGCCCGAACTCGTGTCCATCGCGGACACGCACGACGCCTCGCCCGCGCAGGTGAGCCTCGCGTGGCTGCTCTCGAAGGACGAGATCGCCGCCATCCCGAAGGCGACTGGCGGAGCCCACATCCGCGAGAACCTGGCCGCGACCGACCTCGAACTCGACGATGAGGACGTCGCCACGATCGACGCGCTCGACGAGCGCCGCCGGATCGTGGATTTCGAGGAAGCGCCGTGGAACGCGCGACCGTAG
- a CDS encoding thiamine pyrophosphate-dependent enzyme gives MNRIIGERGLAETPFDAEDARAALTDMLRTRRFDERALALQRRGWMSGYPPFTGQEAAQIGAAHAMAEDDWLFPTYRSNALQIARGVPMSDILLFRRGFPEYHSDHEIPVFPQAVPIASQIPHAAGAGMAANYEDEDYASLVCFGDGATSEGDFHEGLNFAGVFDAPTVFFCENNAWAISLPREKQTASESIAVKAGAYGFDGIQVDGNDPLAVRETVADALETARDGEPVLVEALTYRRGAHTTADDPSAYREEDPDLPEWRKRDPVERFAEWCREQGIVGQSFVDETIDEANEELADAVDLAESVPRPEPEDVFDAAYEELPPELERQRAELRAFVDEHDPYELDR, from the coding sequence ATGAACCGAATCATCGGCGAGCGGGGACTCGCCGAGACGCCGTTCGACGCCGAGGACGCCCGCGCGGCGCTGACCGACATGCTGCGGACGCGCCGCTTCGACGAGCGGGCGCTGGCGCTCCAGCGCCGCGGGTGGATGAGCGGCTACCCGCCGTTCACCGGCCAGGAGGCCGCACAGATCGGCGCGGCACACGCGATGGCCGAGGACGACTGGCTGTTCCCCACCTACCGCTCGAACGCGCTCCAGATCGCCCGCGGCGTGCCGATGAGCGACATCCTGCTGTTCCGGCGCGGCTTCCCCGAGTACCACTCGGACCACGAGATTCCCGTCTTCCCGCAGGCGGTCCCCATCGCCTCCCAGATCCCCCACGCCGCCGGCGCGGGCATGGCGGCCAACTACGAGGACGAGGACTACGCCTCGCTCGTCTGTTTCGGCGACGGCGCGACCTCCGAGGGCGACTTCCACGAGGGGCTGAACTTCGCGGGCGTGTTCGACGCGCCGACGGTGTTCTTCTGTGAGAACAACGCGTGGGCCATCTCGCTCCCGCGCGAGAAACAGACGGCCAGCGAGTCCATCGCCGTCAAGGCCGGGGCGTACGGCTTCGACGGCATCCAGGTGGACGGCAACGACCCGCTGGCCGTTCGGGAGACCGTCGCCGACGCGCTGGAGACGGCCCGTGACGGCGAGCCGGTGCTGGTGGAAGCGCTCACGTACCGCCGCGGCGCACACACGACCGCGGACGACCCCTCGGCCTACCGGGAGGAGGACCCGGACCTGCCCGAGTGGCGAAAGCGCGATCCCGTCGAGCGCTTCGCGGAGTGGTGCCGGGAGCAGGGAATCGTCGGCCAGTCGTTCGTCGACGAGACGATCGACGAGGCGAACGAGGAGCTCGCCGACGCGGTCGACCTGGCCGAATCGGTGCCGCGACCCGAGCCGGAGGACGTGTTCGATGCGGCCTACGAGGAGCTCCCGCCCGAACTCGAACGGCAGCGGGCGGAGCTCCGGGCGTTCGTGGACGAGCACGACCCGTACGAGCTGGACCGGTAG
- a CDS encoding potassium channel family protein: MRFIVIGSGRVGLRTARVLREEGHEVVIVERDADRAARARTDGFEVYEGDGSREGTLVEAGVAAADAVGALTGDLNANFAACMIAKHHGCRTVMRIDEDYREEIYQKYADEVDEIVYPERLGAIGAKNALLGGNIQAIADIAEHLQVLLVTVTAESPMKGYSLSEVALPSEARVLAFGKKDEPMGIPLADDSLEEGDRLAVLADFAVLDDVRQLLVGEDAADAITTAAGAEP, encoded by the coding sequence ATGCGCTTCATCGTCATCGGCTCGGGACGGGTCGGGTTGCGCACGGCGCGCGTGCTGCGCGAGGAGGGCCACGAGGTGGTGATCGTCGAACGCGACGCGGACCGGGCGGCACGGGCCCGGACGGACGGCTTCGAGGTGTACGAGGGCGACGGGTCGCGGGAGGGGACGCTCGTCGAGGCCGGCGTGGCGGCCGCCGACGCGGTCGGCGCGCTCACGGGCGATCTGAACGCGAACTTCGCGGCCTGCATGATCGCCAAACACCACGGCTGTCGGACGGTCATGCGCATCGACGAGGACTACCGCGAGGAGATCTACCAGAAGTACGCCGACGAGGTGGACGAGATCGTCTACCCCGAGCGGCTGGGGGCCATCGGCGCGAAGAACGCCCTGCTGGGTGGCAACATCCAGGCCATCGCCGACATCGCCGAGCACCTCCAGGTGCTCCTGGTCACCGTGACGGCGGAATCGCCGATGAAGGGGTACTCGCTCAGCGAGGTGGCGCTCCCCTCGGAGGCCCGCGTCCTCGCGTTCGGCAAGAAGGACGAGCCGATGGGCATCCCGCTCGCGGACGACTCGCTGGAGGAGGGTGACCGCCTGGCCGTCCTCGCGGACTTCGCGGTGCTCGACGACGTTCGCCAGCTGCTCGTCGGCGAGGACGCCGCCGACGCGATCACGACGGCGGCGGGGGCCGAGCCGTGA
- a CDS encoding NUDIX domain-containing protein has product METTRHLTATVYVVNDGATALHEHERMGITIPPGGHVDRGELPHEAGLREVREETGLDATLVDDAPSVDAPAGRALPRPRHQMLYDVNVHEDGTVGHQHVDQLFFASAADRAFDPADGEEGADSWDWYTPGELRDDDAVAADVAELGTEAIETVEAAEAANATR; this is encoded by the coding sequence ATGGAGACGACCCGACACCTGACCGCGACCGTCTACGTCGTCAACGACGGCGCGACCGCCCTCCACGAACACGAGCGCATGGGGATCACCATCCCGCCCGGCGGCCACGTGGACCGCGGGGAACTCCCCCACGAGGCCGGCCTCCGCGAGGTCCGCGAGGAGACCGGCCTCGACGCGACGCTCGTCGACGACGCGCCGAGCGTGGACGCGCCGGCCGGCCGCGCGCTCCCCCGACCGCGCCACCAGATGCTCTACGACGTCAACGTCCACGAGGACGGGACGGTCGGCCACCAGCACGTCGACCAGCTCTTCTTCGCGTCCGCGGCGGACCGGGCCTTCGACCCGGCCGACGGCGAGGAAGGGGCCGACTCCTGGGACTGGTACACGCCCGGGGAGCTCCGCGACGACGACGCCGTGGCCGCCGACGTGGCCGAACTCGGCACGGAGGCCATCGAGACGGTCGAAGCCGCCGAAGCGGCGAACGCGACCCGCTGA
- a CDS encoding Lrp/AsnC family transcriptional regulator, with protein MVHAFVMVKAGAGEAESVAGQVRGLASVAEAHVVAGEYDVIAEVDAEEVYGVLDAVASGVQSLAGVSDTKTYVSMDE; from the coding sequence ATGGTCCACGCGTTCGTGATGGTGAAAGCCGGGGCCGGCGAGGCCGAGTCCGTCGCGGGGCAGGTCCGGGGGCTCGCGTCCGTCGCCGAGGCCCACGTCGTCGCCGGCGAGTACGACGTCATCGCCGAGGTCGACGCCGAGGAGGTGTACGGCGTGCTCGACGCGGTCGCCAGCGGCGTCCAGAGCCTCGCGGGCGTCAGCGACACGAAGACGTACGTCTCGATGGACGAGTAG
- a CDS encoding Lrp/AsnC family transcriptional regulator, which translates to MVKANTGDADRVKEAIESLEGVEAAHIVAGDVDFVVKVRVDGPSQVKAVTADGVLQIAGVEDTKTYIAMG; encoded by the coding sequence ATGGTGAAGGCGAACACGGGCGACGCCGACCGGGTGAAGGAGGCGATCGAATCGCTCGAGGGCGTCGAGGCGGCACACATCGTCGCGGGCGACGTGGACTTCGTCGTCAAGGTCCGCGTGGACGGCCCGAGCCAGGTGAAGGCCGTCACCGCCGACGGCGTCCTCCAGATCGCGGGCGTCGAGGACACGAAGACGTACATCGCCATGGGCTGA
- a CDS encoding GrpB family protein: MVGLARGTVELREWTPAWRRAYEREVARLRDLVGESVIRFDHVGSTAVEGLAAKPVVDVLATVPDVGAVAELVATLEANGYERRPDDVAGRVFLAKGPPEDRTHYLSLTEAGSEYRREKLAFRDHLREHPHVAAAYESLKRDLADEFPDDREAYTRRKAAFIERTLADAMDD, translated from the coding sequence ATGGTCGGACTCGCGCGCGGCACGGTCGAACTCCGCGAGTGGACGCCGGCGTGGCGTCGCGCCTACGAACGTGAGGTCGCGAGGCTCCGCGACCTCGTCGGGGAGTCGGTGATCCGGTTCGACCACGTCGGCAGCACGGCGGTCGAGGGGCTGGCGGCGAAACCGGTCGTGGACGTGCTCGCCACGGTGCCCGACGTCGGGGCCGTCGCAGAACTCGTGGCGACCCTGGAGGCGAACGGCTACGAGCGCCGCCCGGACGACGTCGCGGGGCGGGTGTTCCTGGCGAAGGGACCGCCCGAGGACCGGACGCACTACCTCTCGTTGACGGAGGCCGGCAGCGAGTACCGGCGGGAGAAACTGGCGTTCCGCGATCACCTCCGCGAGCATCCCCACGTCGCAGCCGCCTACGAGTCGCTGAAGCGCGACCTCGCGGACGAGTTCCCCGACGACCGCGAGGCGTACACCCGCCGGAAGGCGGCGTTCATCGAACGAACGCTCGCGGACGCGATGGACGACTGA
- a CDS encoding Vms1/Ankzf1 family peptidyl-tRNA hydrolase, with translation MLDRLLGRAGLKARIEDLEDERDSLRGKLDGEAERRREAVHRRQEAEERVNDLEHRIEELEDRVDRAEGEEAGPSPRGTETLGRGRLDSVLSRLRSVEAGAEGALSAMVTDEVPDALADQLGDRAPLVRRAAPTLVYHDDAGLVSCALDPPLAPEPFCEWAEAFRVEESWFRPTGRLAFGLVRSDTFGLGVYEDGERVSFEGVTTDVMSEHDKGGYSQARFERIRDEQIDEHLDRCRELLADVDAERVVLVGERTVLTEVREHADHTAGSDATGDPEDALADAFEDFWTATLRLL, from the coding sequence ATGCTCGACCGACTCCTCGGGCGCGCCGGCCTGAAGGCGCGCATCGAGGACCTCGAGGACGAACGCGACTCGCTCCGGGGGAAACTCGACGGCGAGGCCGAACGCCGCCGCGAGGCGGTCCACCGACGCCAGGAGGCCGAGGAGCGCGTCAACGACCTCGAACACCGCATCGAGGAGCTGGAGGACCGCGTCGACCGCGCGGAGGGTGAGGAGGCCGGCCCGTCCCCGCGCGGCACGGAGACGCTCGGCCGGGGGCGACTCGATTCGGTTCTCTCGCGCCTCCGGAGCGTCGAGGCCGGTGCGGAGGGCGCGCTCTCGGCGATGGTGACCGACGAGGTTCCCGACGCGCTCGCGGATCAACTCGGCGACCGAGCGCCGCTCGTCCGCCGCGCGGCCCCGACGCTCGTCTACCACGACGACGCCGGCCTCGTCTCGTGCGCGCTCGACCCGCCGCTCGCGCCCGAGCCGTTCTGCGAGTGGGCCGAGGCGTTCCGGGTCGAGGAGTCGTGGTTCCGGCCGACGGGACGGCTCGCGTTCGGCCTCGTCCGCTCGGACACGTTCGGCCTAGGGGTGTACGAGGACGGCGAGCGCGTCTCATTCGAGGGCGTCACGACCGACGTGATGAGCGAACACGACAAGGGCGGCTACTCGCAGGCCCGGTTCGAACGGATCCGGGACGAACAGATCGACGAGCACCTCGACCGCTGTCGGGAACTGCTGGCCGACGTGGACGCGGAGCGGGTCGTCCTCGTCGGCGAGCGCACGGTGCTGACCGAGGTGCGCGAGCACGCCGACCACACCGCCGGGAGCGACGCGACCGGCGACCCCGAGGACGCGCTCGCGGACGCCTTCGAGGACTTCTGGACCGCGACGCTGCGGCTGCTCTGA
- a CDS encoding phosphoenolpyruvate carboxylase gives MASDERDVRRDVRELGALLGEVVEQQTSLSAFEAVEDARTGAIDYRRGSADSRESLRDRLSGLDPETTRTVARAFATYFELVNVAEERERVRAVRRGEDDGTLPDGLSATVDALDEVDDDLAQRALEDVRVVPTFTAHPTEARRKTVKAKLREVSNVLAELDERRLTDRETASFGRDLESEVESLWATRQVRPRRPTPTDEARDVRWYLEGTLFDVVGDAYDSLADAVKDAHPGVDVPEVLSFRSWAGSDRDGNPHVTPEVTSETLAAQRDAVLARYDEELAALAGAVSHEGSRLSHTEAFDAEVATQRDAAPRPADEADERYPEEPYRRLVSLLRSRLDRVDDLRPGGFDDAEELTVALSALASDLRANGHDSVAAEHVDPLVRRVETFGFSLASLDLRDHQENHTETVAAVLDREGVDYAGMDEDDRVEVLTESVLGESVGSLETADLDDTPARVCERFDALAGWHAEYGADAIDAYCISMTEEPSHVLEVLYLADLAGVVSLPEHCGLDVVPLLETASALANARDILGTLVDNDAYGAALTARGGVQEVMLGYSDSNKENGPLAASWDLHRNARRLAEVAEDVGVDLRLFHGRGGSISRGGGPMNEALLALPPETATGEVKFTEQGEAIAEKYANPRVAGRELEQMLDAQVRARLRQLTGEATEPKPEWEDAMDVAAEGARSAYRDLLDTDGFVRYFETATPLTVIEDLNMGSRPASRSGERSVEDLRAIPWVFSWTQSRAILPGWYSVAAGLDAYLDGDGGSEGGDLGTLREMYEEWPFFRTTVDHIGLSLARTELEIAAEYAELAPSELRERFFPEIRREYERAVELVRAITGRETLPRREWLVENLERRNPYVDPLNLLQVQLLGRTHRTEAEERALRLTVKGIAAGMKNTG, from the coding sequence ATGGCAAGCGACGAGCGCGACGTCCGGCGGGACGTGCGCGAACTGGGCGCGCTCCTCGGCGAGGTCGTGGAGCAACAGACCTCCCTCTCCGCCTTCGAGGCGGTCGAGGACGCACGGACCGGGGCGATCGACTACCGACGCGGGTCGGCCGACAGCCGGGAGTCACTTCGAGACCGGCTCTCGGGACTGGACCCCGAGACGACGCGGACGGTCGCACGGGCGTTCGCGACGTACTTCGAACTGGTCAACGTCGCGGAGGAGCGCGAACGGGTGCGCGCGGTCCGGCGCGGCGAGGACGACGGGACGCTCCCCGACGGGCTGAGCGCGACCGTCGACGCGCTCGACGAGGTGGACGACGACCTCGCCCAGCGCGCGCTCGAGGACGTCCGCGTCGTCCCGACGTTCACCGCCCACCCGACCGAGGCGCGCCGAAAGACGGTGAAGGCGAAGCTCAGGGAGGTCTCGAACGTGCTCGCGGAGCTCGACGAGCGCCGGCTCACCGACCGCGAGACGGCCTCGTTCGGCCGGGACCTCGAGTCCGAGGTGGAGTCGCTGTGGGCGACCCGGCAGGTTCGCCCCCGTCGCCCGACGCCGACCGACGAGGCGCGCGACGTGCGCTGGTACCTGGAGGGGACGCTGTTCGACGTCGTCGGCGACGCGTACGACTCGCTGGCGGACGCGGTGAAGGACGCTCATCCCGGCGTCGACGTCCCCGAAGTGCTCTCGTTCCGCTCGTGGGCGGGCAGCGACCGCGACGGCAACCCGCACGTCACGCCCGAGGTCACGAGCGAGACGCTCGCCGCCCAGCGCGACGCGGTGCTCGCCCGGTACGACGAGGAACTGGCCGCGCTCGCGGGTGCGGTGAGCCACGAGGGGAGTCGGCTCTCCCACACCGAGGCGTTCGACGCCGAGGTGGCGACCCAGCGCGACGCGGCCCCGCGCCCGGCCGACGAGGCCGACGAGCGCTACCCGGAGGAGCCGTACCGCCGGCTCGTCTCCCTGCTCCGGTCGCGGCTGGACCGGGTGGACGACCTGCGCCCGGGCGGGTTCGACGACGCCGAGGAACTGACCGTGGCGCTCTCCGCGCTCGCGTCCGACCTCAGGGCGAACGGCCACGACTCGGTCGCGGCCGAACACGTCGACCCGCTCGTCCGCCGCGTGGAGACGTTCGGCTTCTCGCTCGCCTCGCTCGACCTGCGCGACCACCAGGAGAACCACACCGAGACCGTCGCGGCGGTCCTCGACCGCGAGGGGGTCGACTACGCCGGGATGGACGAGGACGACCGGGTCGAGGTGCTCACCGAATCGGTGCTCGGGGAGTCGGTCGGCAGCCTCGAGACGGCCGACCTCGACGACACGCCGGCCCGCGTCTGCGAGCGCTTCGACGCGCTGGCCGGCTGGCACGCCGAGTACGGCGCCGACGCCATCGACGCCTACTGCATCTCGATGACCGAGGAGCCGTCCCACGTCCTCGAGGTGCTCTACCTCGCGGACCTGGCCGGGGTCGTCTCCCTGCCCGAACACTGCGGGCTCGACGTGGTGCCGCTGCTGGAGACCGCGTCAGCGCTGGCGAACGCCCGCGACATCCTCGGCACGCTCGTGGACAACGACGCCTACGGCGCGGCGCTCACGGCCCGCGGCGGCGTGCAGGAGGTGATGCTCGGCTACTCGGACTCGAACAAGGAGAACGGCCCGCTCGCGGCGTCATGGGACCTCCACCGGAACGCGCGTCGGCTCGCTGAGGTGGCCGAGGACGTGGGCGTTGACCTCCGACTGTTCCACGGGCGCGGCGGCTCCATCTCGCGGGGCGGCGGCCCGATGAACGAGGCGCTGCTCGCGCTCCCGCCCGAGACGGCGACGGGGGAGGTGAAGTTCACCGAGCAGGGCGAGGCCATCGCCGAGAAGTACGCGAACCCGCGCGTCGCCGGGCGTGAACTCGAACAGATGCTCGACGCGCAGGTTCGGGCCCGGCTCCGACAGCTCACGGGCGAGGCGACCGAGCCGAAACCCGAGTGGGAGGACGCGATGGACGTCGCCGCCGAGGGTGCCCGGTCGGCCTACCGCGACCTGCTGGACACCGACGGCTTCGTCCGGTACTTCGAGACGGCGACGCCGCTCACGGTCATCGAGGACCTGAACATGGGCTCGCGGCCCGCCTCCCGCAGCGGCGAGCGCAGCGTCGAGGACCTCCGCGCCATCCCCTGGGTGTTCTCGTGGACCCAGTCCCGCGCCATCCTGCCGGGCTGGTACTCGGTCGCCGCGGGGCTCGACGCGTATCTCGACGGCGACGGGGGGAGCGAGGGCGGCGACCTCGGCACGCTCCGCGAGATGTACGAGGAGTGGCCGTTCTTCCGGACGACGGTGGACCACATCGGCCTCTCGCTGGCCCGCACGGAACTCGAGATCGCCGCCGAGTACGCCGAACTCGCGCCGTCGGAGCTCCGGGAGCGCTTCTTCCCGGAGATCAGGCGGGAGTACGAGCGCGCGGTCGAACTGGTCCGGGCCATCACGGGCCGCGAGACGCTCCCGCGCCGGGAGTGGCTCGTCGAGAACCTCGAACGCCGGAACCCGTACGTCGACCCGCTGAACCTCCTGCAGGTCCAGTTGCTCGGCCGGACCCACCGGACCGAGGCCGAGGAGCGCGCCCTGCGGCTCACGGTGAAGGGCATCGCGGCCGGGATGAAGAACACGGGCTAG